The following are encoded in a window of Rosa chinensis cultivar Old Blush chromosome 4, RchiOBHm-V2, whole genome shotgun sequence genomic DNA:
- the LOC112198723 gene encoding uncharacterized protein LOC112198723 — protein sequence MDNGSCKNFVAIKLVEYLRLPTQPHKAPYSLGWVKKGPQVRVAESCKIPVSISKHYKDEVLCDIINMDACHILFGRPWQYDVDVTYKGRDNVMMFMWNSHKIAMAPVSQFERSDVEKGESFLTLSTSEFEMEEAFKESEVICPVVIKGLLTAEKEDIVIPKEVQNMLREFELISDELPNELPHIRDIQHQIDLVPGASLLNLPH from the coding sequence ATGGATAATGGGAGCTGCAAAAATTTCGTAGCCATAAAATTGGTGGAGTATTTGCGATTACCTACACAACCTCATAAAGCACCTTATTCTCTGGGatgggtcaagaaaggtccacaagttcgaGTTGCTGAGTCATGCAAAATACCGGTATCCATTagtaagcattataaagatgaagttcTGTGTGATATTATCaatatggatgcttgtcatattttatttgggCGACCCTGGcaatatgatgtggatgtgaCTTACAAAGGTAGAGATAATGTGATGATGTTTATGTGGAATAGTCATAAAATTGCCATGGCTCCTGTTTCTCAATTTGAGAGATCTGATGTAGAGAAAGGGGAGAGTTTTTTGACCTTGTCTACCAGTGAATTTGAGATGGAGGAAGCCTTTAAAGAATCTGAAGTTATTTGTCCAGTGGTGATTAAAGGGTTGTTGACTGCAGAAAAGGAAGATATAGTGATCCCTAAGGAAGTGCAGAATATGTTGAGAGAGTTTGAGTTGATCTCAGATGAGCTACCCAATGAGTTACCACATATAAGGGACATTCAGcatcagattgatttggttCCTGGAGCTAGTTTGCTAAATCTGCCCCATTAA